Proteins from a single region of Ziziphus jujuba cultivar Dongzao chromosome 1, ASM3175591v1:
- the LOC107421263 gene encoding uncharacterized protein LOC107421263, translated as MGERKLLGPEIVQATVDKVNIIGAKLKATQDRQKSYADMRRKDLEFEVCNRVFLKLAAWKGVVRFGKRRKLSPIYIGPYEIIERIGPVAYRLNLLGELSQVHDVFHISMLCKYISDPSHVLETPEIELRDDLSYEEQPAQILGREVKRLSNKTTPLVKVLWRNHLVEEATWE; from the coding sequence ATGGGTGAAAGAAAACTTCTAGGACCTGAAATTGTACAAGCGACAGTGGACAAGGTCAATATCATAGGGGCCAAGTTGAAAGCAACACAAGATAGGCAAAAAAGCTATGCGGACATGCGTAGAAAGGATCTCGAGTTCGAGGTTTGCAATCGAGTATTCTTGAAGCTCGCTGCTTGGAAAggtgtagtacgttttggaaaaCGACGGAAGCTAAGCCCTATCTACATCGGACCGTATGAGATAATTGAGAGGATAGGTCCAGTGGCTTACAGGTTAAACTTACTAGGAGAGCTTTCTCAAGTCCATGATGTTTTTCACATCTCCATGCTCTGCAAGTATATCTCAGACCCATCACATGTGTTGGAGACACCGGAGATCGAGTTGAGGGATGACTTGTCTTATGAGGAGCAGCCAGCGCAGATTTTAGGAAGAGAAGTGAAAAGGCTTAGCAACAAGACTACACCTTTGGTGAAGGTTCTTTGGAGAAATCACCTTGTCGAGGAGGCGACTTGGGAGTGA